The sequence CCTTCCAGCGCTGGTTTTGGCTGAAAATCAGCATCAAACAGCAAAGGCCAGTCGGCCCGCTCTTTAAATCCCGGGATCCAGCTGTCGCTGTCGGTAAGACCCCACAGGGTAATACCACCGCGCAGCTTTGCCGGCACCGTTTCCAGATAGACGCGGGCCACATCGCGGTAACGCTGGCGCTGAAGCTGGGCCACCTCCGGTGTTAAGTGCTGATATTGCTCAGATTGATTAACAGCAATATCCAGCTCCGAAATGCGCACTTTGATGCCACGGGCCACTGCTTTGGCGAATGACTCCCGGATATCCTCCAGACTGGGCTTTTCGGTATCAATATGCATCTGAAAGCCGAGCCCATGTATCGGCACACCACGGGCCAGAAAATCATCGATCATCTCCAGCACCCTATCCAGCTTGGCCGGGCCAATCATGCCGGAGATATCATAATCGTTGTAATAAAGATCCGCCTGCGGCGCAGCCTGATGGGCAAGGCGGAACGCCCGCTCTATATAGCCCGGGCCGATATTGTTGTACCACAGCGTTTCCCGGTATTCAGAAGGGTTATCATCGGTAAAGGCCTCATTAACCACATCCCAGCTGGTTATCTTACCGGCATAATGACCTGCCACAGTGCGAACATGGTTGTCCATTATCTGGGTTATTTCATGGGCCGGGCCTGGGTGTTCATCCATCCATTTGGCGGTCTGTGTATGCCATACCAGGGCGTGACCGTGAACTATCATGTCGTTAGCTTTGGCATAGCTCACCAGTGCGTCAGCATGGCTGAACTCAAACTCACCGGGTGCTGGTTGCAGGTAGGCCATTTTCATCGCATTCTCGGCAGTCAGACTGTCAAAGTGCTGCTCCATCAGCGCCTGGCGCTGTGGACTTTGCATCAGACTATTAGGCCAGGGATCGGCCGGTACGGCCGCACCAATGGGAAAATCCGCCAGGGATGCCAGAGACAACTGAGCGTTGTCGTTTGCCTGCACGCCAAAATGCACCAGGCTAAGAACAACAAGGGAGAAAAGCAGTCTGTGTTTCATGGTGACTCCTGTTGGCTGTCAGATGAAAAGGCCGCCAGCAG comes from Lacimicrobium alkaliphilum and encodes:
- a CDS encoding endo-1,4-beta-xylanase — protein: MKHRLLFSLVVLSLVHFGVQANDNAQLSLASLADFPIGAAVPADPWPNSLMQSPQRQALMEQHFDSLTAENAMKMAYLQPAPGEFEFSHADALVSYAKANDMIVHGHALVWHTQTAKWMDEHPGPAHEITQIMDNHVRTVAGHYAGKITSWDVVNEAFTDDNPSEYRETLWYNNIGPGYIERAFRLAHQAAPQADLYYNDYDISGMIGPAKLDRVLEMIDDFLARGVPIHGLGFQMHIDTEKPSLEDIRESFAKAVARGIKVRISELDIAVNQSEQYQHLTPEVAQLQRQRYRDVARVYLETVPAKLRGGITLWGLTDSDSWIPGFKERADWPLLFDADFQPKPALEGFAQGLRGSE